Below is a genomic region from Isosphaeraceae bacterium EP7.
GTCAGCGACTTCCAGATCGTTTCCCGGGTCGGCGAGGGGACTCGTGTTACGATCACCAAATGGAAGTGAGCTCTGTCCCTCCTGGGGCATCGAGGTCACAGAGTCGAGCCAGGTGGGCGAGGCCAGGCGCAGGGCCTCGGCCATGGCGGCCAACCTCGGCTTCAGCCCGACGGGGCAGGGGCAGGTGGCCCTGGCCGCGACCGAGGCGGGCACCAACCTGATCAAGCACGCCGGCGGCGGCCGGCTGCTACTCTGCCCCATCGACGACGGCGAGGGGTACGTGGCGCTGGACCTGCTGGCGCTGGACAAGGGGCCCGGCATGGCCGACCCCGACCGCTGCCTGCGCGACGGGTTCTCGACGGCCGGGACGCCGGGGACTGGCCTGGGGGCGATCGCGCGGCTCTCCGACTCGTTCGAGCTGTCGTCGGCCCCCGGCCTGGGCACGGCTCTGCGGGCCCGGTTCCGGCCGGAGCGGTCGAGGCCCGAATCGCCGACGCAGTCCTCCCCTCGGCTGGAGATCGGCGCGGTACACGTGCCCAAGCCGCCGGAGATCGCCTGCGGCGACGCCTGGGCGGTCGAGCACGGCCCGACGTCGAGCCGGATCCTGGTGGTCGACGGCCTGGGCCACGGCCCGC
It encodes:
- a CDS encoding ATP-binding SpoIIE family protein phosphatase — encoded protein: MLRSPNGSELCPSWGIEVTESSQVGEARRRASAMAANLGFSPTGQGQVALAATEAGTNLIKHAGGGRLLLCPIDDGEGYVALDLLALDKGPGMADPDRCLRDGFSTAGTPGTGLGAIARLSDSFELSSAPGLGTALRARFRPERSRPESPTQSSPRLEIGAVHVPKPPEIACGDAWAVEHGPTSSRILVVDGLGHGPLAADASHAAVRAFRQSPWVPLPDLIWALHAALRSTRGAALAVAELDLEAGLLRYAGVGNIAGTIFLNSTSHGLVSHNGTAGHEVRKVQVFEYPFAPGSLLVMHSDGLSIPRRLDQMPGLASRSCPLIAGVLYRDLGRGRDDATVLAVRGGPP